A genome region from Streptomyces sp. NBC_00239 includes the following:
- a CDS encoding plasmid partition protein produces the protein MLIVNASPRTMGKTTDTAWFGHALQEHGYDVEGFDADHSQQFRAWSLAGKFTFPVHLNASSRFHEEVELPEGKISLADCGHSENHPAVTDSLFKVADLVILHMSPTRADWLRVEKPVADTPFGDIVKRSSVFRPDGKPPTTWVLLNRCSPNSPRDKGMTKYYAERMERAKWNVFDTVIPNVGQYAHSMNFPITGAKDSHFGDLVVEMKEKGLLP, from the coding sequence ATGCTCATCGTGAATGCGAGTCCCAGAACCATGGGGAAGACGACGGACACCGCCTGGTTCGGGCACGCCCTCCAGGAGCACGGCTACGACGTCGAGGGGTTCGACGCCGACCACAGCCAGCAGTTCCGGGCCTGGTCACTGGCGGGGAAGTTCACCTTCCCGGTCCACCTCAACGCCAGCTCCCGCTTCCACGAGGAGGTCGAGCTTCCCGAGGGGAAGATCAGCCTCGCGGACTGCGGCCACAGCGAGAACCACCCGGCAGTCACCGACAGCCTGTTCAAGGTCGCCGACCTGGTGATCCTGCACATGTCGCCGACCCGCGCGGACTGGCTGCGCGTCGAGAAGCCGGTGGCAGACACCCCGTTCGGCGACATCGTGAAGCGCAGCTCAGTCTTCCGTCCGGACGGCAAACCGCCGACCACGTGGGTGCTGCTCAACCGGTGTTCCCCCAACAGCCCGCGCGACAAGGGCATGACGAAGTACTACGCCGAGCGCATGGAGCGCGCGAAGTGGAACGTCTTCGACACCGTCATCCCGAACGTGGGCCAGTACGCGCACAGCATGAACTTCCCGATCACCGGGGCGAAGGACTCGCACTTCGGTGACCTGGTCGTCGAGATGAAGGAGAAGGGGCTGCTGCCGTGA